The sequence below is a genomic window from Leisingera sp. M658.
TGACCATCCGCATCGCCGAGGAATTCCCGGAGGAATACGAACAGCTGCGCGCTGATTTCAACGGCTCCATCGACAATCTCAACGCTACGGTGCAGCAGGTGATCGAAGCCGCCTCCAGCATCCGCAGCGGTTCTGCAGAGATCAGCCAGGCCTCCGACGATCTGTCCCACCGGACCGAAAGCCAGGCCGCCACGCTCGAAGAGACCGCCGCCGCGATTGATGAGCTGACAGCCTCGGTGAAATCTGCCGCCGAAGGAGCCCGTAATGTCGAGGCAACCGTGCGCGAAGCCCGCCAGGAGGCCGAAAGCAGCGGCGAGGTTGTGCAAAGCGCCGTGGCCGCCATGAGCGGGATCGAGGCCAGCTCGAAGAAGATTTCCCAGATCATCTCGGTGATTGACGACATTGCGTTTCAAACCAACCTCTTGGCGCTGAACGCCGGGGTCGAGGCTGCCCGCGCGGGCGAGGCCGGCCGCGGCTTTGCGGTGGTGGCGTCCGAGGTGCGGGCGCTGGCGCAGCGGTCTTCGGATGCGGCGATGGAGATCAAGACCCTGATTGGCGACAGTTCACGTCAGGTCGGGGAGGGGGTGGATCTGGTCGGCCGCGCCGGTGATGCACTGCAGTCGATTGTCGGTCAGGTCAGCCATATCTCGCAACTGGTGTCCGAGATCGCTGAGGGCGCCGAGGAGCAATCCACCGGCCTGCTGGAGATCAACACCGGCGTCACCCAGCTGGATCAAGTGACCCAGCAGAACGCGGCCATGGTCGAGGAAGCCACGGCAGCAGGCCATCTGCTGAACAGCGATGCGGGCAAGCTGTCGGATCTGGTCGCCCGCTTCCAGGTGGCCGGCGGCGGCACGCTTGCAGCCGCATCCGCCCCGGTATCCGCGGCGCCGGCTGCCATGGCGCCCTCAGCCCATGGCAGCGATGACTGGGATCTGGAGGCCAGCCCGGCCCCGGCTGCGGCAGCGCCGGCGGCAGACGGCAATGCGGCCCGCGATCTTTGGCAGGATTTCTGAGCCGCAGTGGAAACCGCCGCACAGGCCCTCCCCGGCGGAGGGCCTGTTGCCTTTTCAAGGTTGATTTTCCGGGGTGACAGCTGGCCGAATCTCCGCTAGCGTCCGGCTCATGACCCGTAGCTATGCCGCATTCTGGTATTTCTTTTATCCGCGCCACATGGCGGACGGAGGGGTCAGCGCATTCTGAGCTAAGATATCGGAACGCACCAGGATACCACCAACCGCCCGCAGCAGCCGGCGGTTTTTTTCGTATCCGCCGCAGCGCCAAGGGCCACCCGCCAAGGAAGCTGAAACATGACACCCCAGACCGAAAACCTCCGCATCACCGGCATGCAGGAACTGATCTCGCCCGAAGACCTCGCATCCCAGCTGCCCAGTACGGCGGCGGCCACAGATACCGTGCTGGCCAGCCGCACAGCGATCCAGGATGTGCTGCATGATCGCGATGACCGTGTTGTCGCTGTGGTCGGCCCCTGTTCGATTCACGACCCCAAAGCGGCGATGGAGTATGCCGAACGGCTGGCGCCTCTGCGCGACAGGCTGGCGGGCGAGCTGGAGGTTGTGATGCGGGTCTATTTCGAGAAACCCCGCACCATCTCGGGCTGGAAAGGGCTGATCAATGATCCCGGCCTCGACGGCTCGTTCCGCATCAACGAAGGCCTGGGTGCGGCGCGCCGACTGTGCCTGGACATCAACAGCCTGGGCCTGCCGGTCGGAACTGAGTTTCTGGACACTGCGGTGCCGCAATATATCTCGGATCTGGTGGCCTGGGCGGCCATCGGCGCCCGCACCACCGAAAGCCAGATTCACCGCGAGATGGCCTCAGGCCTCAGCTGCCCGGTGGGGTTCAAGAACGGCACACGCGGCAATCTGCAGATCGCAGTGGACGCAGTGCGCTCGGCGGCGCATCCGCATCATTTCATGGCATTGGCCAAATCAGGCCGCGCGGCAATTGCTGCAACCAGCGGCAACCCGGACTGCCACTTGATCCTGCGCGGCGGCGGCGGCACCAATTATGACGCGGCCTCGGTCGATGCGGCCTGCAGGCTGGCGGAAAAGGACGGCATTCGCGGCCATGTGATGATCGACGCCAGCCATGCCAACAGCGGCAAGGATCCCATGAAGCAGCCCGCCGTGCTGCGCGATGTAGCGGGCCAGATCGCCGGCGGCGACAGCCGCATCACCGGGGTGATGGTGGAAAGCCATCTGGTGGCGGGCCGTCAGGACCTGGGCAAAGGGGACCTCACTTACGGGCAGTCGGTTACCGACGGCTGCTTAGGCTGGGAGGATACAGTTCATGAGCTGGAGCATCTGGCCGCAGCGGTTGCCAAGCGCCGTTCAAAGGCAAGGCAACCGGATCTGGCGGAGGCCTGAGGTTTACCCAGGGGATGCGCCTTGCGGCGCGTGCCTTCGGCAGAGAATATGCGCAAAGAAGAAGGGCCTGATTGGGGGCAGCTTCTTTCTGGTCCGAAATACCCCGGGGTGAATTGGCCGTAAGGCCAAGAGGGGCAGCGCCCCTCTCTTTTCATCCCTTGGGGCAGCGCCCCTCTGCTGCCGGCCTGCTGATGCCTTGCAATCCGGGCGCGCGCTCCGCATATCCTTCGGGCAGTAACAAACGGAGCGCCCATGATCCGCCCAGCCCTGACCGCCCTTGCCCTGTGTCTTGCTTTGCCTGCGCTGGCCCTGCCAGCCGCCGCCGAAACCCGTGTGCCGCAGAACCAGGCGGAAATAACCCTCGGCTTCGCTCCGCTGGTCAAAGAAGCCTCGCCTGCAGTAGTCAACATCTACGCTAAAGTGGTGCGCCAGGTGCAGCAGCGCCGCCGATCGCCGTTCATGAATGATCCCTTCTTTGACGATTTCTTCCGGGGCTTTGCCAAGCCGCAGCCGCGGGTGGAGAACTCGCTGGGTTCGGGCGTGATCCTGTCGGCGGATGGCATCGTTGTGTCCAACTACCATGTTGTCGGCAGCGCCACCGAAATCCGCGTGGTGACCTCTGACCGGCGCGAATACAATGCGCGGGTGATCCTGGGTGACAAGGCCAGCGACTTGGCAATCCTGCAGCTGGAAGAGGCCGAAGGCCTGCCGCATCTGGACCTGCGCGACAGCGACCAGGTCGAGGTGGGTGAGCTGGCGCTGGCCATCGGCAACCCCTTTGGGGTTGGACAGACCGTCAGCAGCGGCATCATTTCAGGGCTTGCCCGTACCGGCATGGGGGCAGGCGACGGCTTTGGCTATTATATCCAGACCGACGCGCCGATCAATCCGGGCAATTCGGGCGGGGCGCTGATCGACGTGAACGGCGACCTTATCGGCATCAACACCCGCATCCTGTCCCGTTCCGGCGGTTCCAACGGCATCGGCTTTGCGATCCCTGCAAACCTGGTGACGGAGTTCGTCAATCAGGCCCGCAAAGGCGCGGAAGAGTTCCAGCGCCCTTGGGCCGGCATGGCCGGGCAGCCAGTGGATGCCGATCTGGCAGCCTCGCTGGAGATGGACGTGCCCGAGGGCATGGTGATTTCCGACCTGCATGCTGAAAGCCCTTTTGCCAAGGCGGGATTCAAGGTGGGCGATGTGATCACTCATGTGGATGGCGAAGTGGTGAATTCACCGTCCGAGATGGTGTTCCGCATGTCTGTCGCGGGACTGGACGGCATGTCCGCGATCACCCGGCTGCGCGGTGCTGAGCGGGAAGAGATTGCGGTGCCGATGATCGTGGCACCTGATCAGCCGCCCGCAAATCCGGTGCAGCTGGATGAAGACACGGCATTGCCCGGCCTGACCGTGGCGCGGATCAATCCGCAGGTGATTGCGCGCCTCGGCCTGCCCCTGTCGGCCGAAGGCGTGGTGGTGACGGACCCCGGCCCCTATGCCGGACGCGGCGGGGTGCAGCCCGGCGACGCACTTTTGGCGGTGAATGGCCAGCCTGTTGCCAGCACCGATGACGTCTATGCAATTCTGGCAAACAGCGGCCGCTGGATTCAGCTGGACCTGAACCGGCGCGGCCAGCGTGTCACCCTGCGGTTCCGGACCTGATGGCGGATCTGTTCGGCAGCCCTGCGACTGCAGACAGCGATGCGCCGCAGCCAAACCGGCCGCTTGCCGACCGGCTGCGGCCGCAGTCGCTGGCGGAGGTGATCGGCCAGCAGCAGGTGCTGGGGCCGGAGGCGCCGCTGGGGGTGATGCTGGCGTCCGGCTCGCTGTCGTCGTTGATCTTCTGGGGGCCGCCGGGGGTCGGCAAGACCACCATCGCGCGGCTGCTGGCGCAGGAGACCGACCTGCATTTTGTGCAGATCTCGGCGATCTTCACCGGGGTTCCGGAGCTGCGCAAGGTCTTCGAGGCCGCAAAGATCCGCCGCCAGAACGGTCAGGGCACACTGCTGTTCGTTGATGAGATACACCGCTTCAACAAGGCCCAGCAGGACGGCTTCCTGCCGCATATGGAGGATGGCACTATCCTGCTGGTGGGGGCGACAACCGAGAACCCCTCGTTTGAGCTGAACGCGGCTGTACTGTCGCGCAGCCAGGTTTTGGTGCTGGAACGGCTTTCGCTTGCCGATCTCGAACGCCTGACCCAGCGCGCGGAAAAGGAGCTGGGCCGGGCTTTGCCGTTGTCAGGCGATGCCCGAGACGCGCTGCATGAGATGGCTGATGGCGACGGCCGCGCGCTGTTGAACCTGATTGAGCAAGTTGCCGCTTGGAAGGTGGAGGCCTCACTGGGGCGCGAGGCGCTGGCCACACGGCTGATGCGCCGAGCGGCCAAGTTCGACAAATCCGGGGATGAGCATTACAACCTGATTTCTGCCCTGCATAAATCAATCCGCGGTTCGGACCCGGATGCCGCACTGTACTGGCTGGCGCGGATGCTGGAGGGCGGCGAGGATCCCCGCTTCCTGGCCCGGCGCCTCACGATGATGTCGACCGAGGACATCGGCATGGCCGACCCGCAGGCCAATACTGTCTGCCTGAATGCCTGGCAGACCTACGAGCGCCTCGGCAGCCCGGAGGGCGAGCTGGCGCTGGCCAATGCCGCCGTTTACCTGGCGCTGGCGCCGAAATCCAACGCGGTCTATGTCGGTATCAAGGCGGCGCGTCGGCTGGCCAAGCAGACCGGCAGCGCGCCGCCGCCCAAGCATATTCTGAATGCGCCGACCAAATTGATGTCAGAGCAGGGCTATGGCGACGGCTATGCCTATGACCACGATGCGGAGGACGGTTTTTCCGGCCAGAATTACTTCCCCGACGGGGTGAAGCGCCCGGTTCTGTACCAGCCGGTGGAGCGCGGGTTTGAGCGCGAGCTGAAGCGGCGCACGGACTATTTTGCGAACCTCAGGCTGAAGCGGAACAAGTAAAGCGGCTTTGCTTGCAAAGCCGCTGCCTCCGGCCGGGATATTTTTGGCAAGAGGAAGGGGCGGACAGCGTCAGCTCTGCGCGCCGTGCAATACGGGCAAAACTTGACATCCCTGCCTGTGCCGGCGACAGGACGGGGATGATTTCTTCGGTTTCCATGGTGGCCCTTGGCGGCGCAATCGGGGCGGTGTGCCGCTATCTGGCCGGGCTGGGCATCATCCGGGTTCTGGGGCACCATGACTTTCCGGTGGCGGTGATCACCGTGAATGTGATCGGTTCCTTCCTGATGGGGATGTTTGTGGTTGCTGCGGCGATGCGCGGGCTGACCCACCTCAGCCCCTTGGTGATGACCGGGCTTCTGGGCGGGTTCACCACCTTCTCGGCGTTCTCCTTGGAGACCGCCAACCTGATCGAGCGCGGCGCCTTCGGGCAGGCCGCACTTTATGTTGTTCTGTCCGTTGGATTGTCCGTGGGCGGTTTGTTTCTGGGCCTGATGGCCGCAAGAGGAGTGTTCGCATGAGCGGCGTTCAGATGATTACCGTCAGCGAAGACGATGGCGGCCAGCGCATTGACCGCTGGCTGCGGCGGCTGTTTCCGCATGTGAACCAGGGCCGCATCGAAAAGATGTGCCGCAAGGGCGAGCTGCGGCTGGACGGCGGGCGCGTCAAGGCCAATACACGGGTTGAGACCGGGCAGGTGGTGCGGGTGCCGCCGCTGGCGGACAGCGATCTGAAACCTGCCGCGCCGCGCGAGATGAAGATCTCGGATGCTGATGCCAGGATGATCCAGGATTGCGTGATTTACCGGGACGACGATGTGATCGTGCTGAACAAGCCTGCGGGCCTGGCGGTGCAGGGCGGCTCTGGCACCACTAAACATGTGGACGGGCTGGCGGAAGCGCTGAAGTTCGGGCTGGAGGACAAGCCAAAGCTGGTGCACCGGATCGACAAGGATACCTCCGGCATTCTGGTGCTGGCGCGCAACCGCAAGGCAGCACAGGGGCTGACCGCCGCCTTCCGCCACAAGAACACCCGCAAGATCTATTGGGCCTTGGTGGCCGGCGTGCCGACGCCGTACCTGGGCGAGATCAAGAACGGGCTGGTGAAGGCGCCGGGCCACGGCAAGAGCGGTGAAGGCGAGAAGATGATCAACGTGCATCCGCAGGACATCGACGAGACATATGGCGCCAAGCGGGCGCATACGCTTTATGCCACGCTCTACCGTGTCGCCAGCCGCGCGGCCTGGGTGGCGATGGAGCCCATTACGGGGCGCACCCATCAGCTGCGGGCGCATATGTCGGGCATGGGCCATCCGATTGCCGGGGATGGCAAATACGGCGGCTCGGGGCAGGAGAACCTGGGCGACGGCTGGGGCGCGCAGTTTGGCGGCGTGATCTCGAAGAAACTGCATCTGCACGCCCGCCGCATGGTGTTCGAACATCCGGTGACCCACAAGAATGTCTCGGTTGTGGCGCCTTTGCCTGATCACATGAAAGAGAGCTGGGACACCTTCGGCTGGAGCGAGGATCTGGCGGCGGATGACCCGTTTGAGGATCTGAAGTGAGTTCACCGCTGCGGCTGATCCTGTTTGATGTGGATGGCACCCTGGCGGACAGCCAAGGCGCGATCACCGGTGCGATGGCCGAAGCCTTTGACGGTGTTGGCCTGCCAGTGCCGCCGCGCGCGGCAATCCTGTCGATTGTCGGCCTGTCGCTGCCCTTGGCGATGAAGGAGCTGGCGCCGGACCAGGATACCGTAACGGTTGACGCGCTGGTGGAGGGGTACAAATCCTCTTACATGCTGGCGCGGCAAGCTGCCGGGGCTGCGCATTCGCCGCTTTATCCCGGTGCGCGCGAAGCGCTGGCGGAGTTGAACGCAATTCCGGAATACCTGCTGGGGGTCGCCACTGGTAAATCCCAGCGTGGGGTGGACGCCTTGATCGCAGCGCATGGGCTGGAGTGTTTCGTGACCCGGCAAGTGGCTGACCATCACCCGTCCAAGCCGCACCCGTCGATGGTACTGACGGCGATGGCGGAGACCGGGGTGGACCGTGCCAGCACCGTGATGATCGGCGACACGCGGTTCGACATTGAAATGGGGCGCGCAGCGGGGGTCACCACCATCGCCGTGCCTTGGGGATACCACCCGGCAGAGACATTGGGCGCCGACTACCTGATCCGCGATTTCGCGGAGCTGCGCCCGCTGCTGGCAGAGATTTGGAAGGTGTAAGAGATGAGCGGCTGGGCACAGAAACGGTTCTGGAAAGACGTCTCGGTTATGCAGACCGAAAACGGGTTTGCGGTGGAGCTTGACGGGCGCCGGGTGAAAACGCCGGCCAAGGCGCCGCTGGCGGTGCCGACCCGGGCCATGGGAAACGCCATCGCCGCGGAATGGGACGCGCAGACCGAATCAGTAGACCCCGGAACCATGCCTTGTACCCGGTCTGCCAATGCCGCGATTGACAAGGTGACACATCAGCACAGCGAAGTTGCGGCGATGCTGGCTGAATATGGCGATTCCGACCTGCTGTGCTACCGCGCCGACGCGCCGGTTGAGTTGACGTTGCGTCAGGCGCAGGAATGGGACCCGGCGCTGGACTGGGCAGCAGGGGCACTGGGCGTGCAGCTGCAGCCGCGCACCGGCATTCTGCACCAGCCGCAGGAGACCGCGGCGCTGGCGGTGCTGGCGGAAAAGGTGCATGCGATGACACCGTTCCAGCTGGCGGCTTTCCATGATTTGGTAGGGATTTCCGGCTCTTTGATCCTTGGCTTTGCTGCTGCGCAGGGCTGGCGGAGTGCTGATGAGATCTGGCAACTGTCGCGTCTGGATGAGCGCTGGCAGGCAGAGCAATGGGGTGTCGACGAGGACGCCCAGGCTGCGGCGGAGGTGAAGCGGCAGGAATTTCTGCACGCCAAACGGTTTTACGATTTCTCCTGAGAGAACAGAAAATTACCGAATGACCCCGTGCGGCGTAGATAAATTTACTCATGGGCAATCTGTGCGTATGCCGCGCATCGAATTTCCTGATCCCACCCTTGACGTTTGTTGATGAATGCGCCCACACTTGGGCGCGAAAAAGGGGTAAACCCTTCTTCAGTCTCAATTCCGGCGGGGGATCGCCGGTTAATAAGAACCGCTGAATGGCGGGCTATTCCGCCGAATGGCGGGCTATCAGGAAGAGGTAAAAATGAAAAAATCCGTACTTTTGGGCGCAATGGCTTTTGCCGGTCTTGCGGCTGGCGCCGCTTCTGCCGGAACGCTGGACGATGTTAAGGCGCGCGGCAAGCTGAACTGCGGCGTCACCGTCGGCCTGGTCGGCTTTGCGGCTCCGAATGCAAACGGGGAATGGGAAGGTTTCGACGTTGCCGTGTGCCGGGCTGTGGCTGCAGCTGTGCTGGGCGACTCGACTGCTGTTGAATTCGTGCCGACCACCGGCAAGACCCGCTTTACCGCGCTGGCGTCCGGCGAGATTGACGTGCTGGCCCGCAACACAACCTGGACCTTCAGCCGCGATGTCGACCTGAAGTTCGAATTCACCGGCGTCAACTATTATGACGGCCAGGGCTTCATGGTCCCGAAAGAGCTGGGCGTGTCCTCGGCCAAGGAACTGGACGGCGCCACCGTCTGCATCCAGACCGGCACCACCACCGAGCTGAACCTGGCGGACTTCTTCCGCTCCAACAACATCTCTTACGAGCCGGTTCCGATCGAAACCAACGCCGAAGCGCAGCAGCAGTATCTGGCTGGCGCCTGCGACGTATACACCACCGACGCCTCCGGTCTGGCTGCAACCCGTGCCACCTTTGATGATCCGGGCGCGCATGTGCTGCTGCCGGAAATCATCTCCAAGGAGCCGCTGGGCCCGCTGG
It includes:
- a CDS encoding 3-deoxy-7-phosphoheptulonate synthase yields the protein MTPQTENLRITGMQELISPEDLASQLPSTAAATDTVLASRTAIQDVLHDRDDRVVAVVGPCSIHDPKAAMEYAERLAPLRDRLAGELEVVMRVYFEKPRTISGWKGLINDPGLDGSFRINEGLGAARRLCLDINSLGLPVGTEFLDTAVPQYISDLVAWAAIGARTTESQIHREMASGLSCPVGFKNGTRGNLQIAVDAVRSAAHPHHFMALAKSGRAAIAATSGNPDCHLILRGGGGTNYDAASVDAACRLAEKDGIRGHVMIDASHANSGKDPMKQPAVLRDVAGQIAGGDSRITGVMVESHLVAGRQDLGKGDLTYGQSVTDGCLGWEDTVHELEHLAAAVAKRRSKARQPDLAEA
- a CDS encoding trypsin-like peptidase domain-containing protein — protein: MIRPALTALALCLALPALALPAAAETRVPQNQAEITLGFAPLVKEASPAVVNIYAKVVRQVQQRRRSPFMNDPFFDDFFRGFAKPQPRVENSLGSGVILSADGIVVSNYHVVGSATEIRVVTSDRREYNARVILGDKASDLAILQLEEAEGLPHLDLRDSDQVEVGELALAIGNPFGVGQTVSSGIISGLARTGMGAGDGFGYYIQTDAPINPGNSGGALIDVNGDLIGINTRILSRSGGSNGIGFAIPANLVTEFVNQARKGAEEFQRPWAGMAGQPVDADLAASLEMDVPEGMVISDLHAESPFAKAGFKVGDVITHVDGEVVNSPSEMVFRMSVAGLDGMSAITRLRGAEREEIAVPMIVAPDQPPANPVQLDEDTALPGLTVARINPQVIARLGLPLSAEGVVVTDPGPYAGRGGVQPGDALLAVNGQPVASTDDVYAILANSGRWIQLDLNRRGQRVTLRFRT
- a CDS encoding replication-associated recombination protein A, encoding MADLFGSPATADSDAPQPNRPLADRLRPQSLAEVIGQQQVLGPEAPLGVMLASGSLSSLIFWGPPGVGKTTIARLLAQETDLHFVQISAIFTGVPELRKVFEAAKIRRQNGQGTLLFVDEIHRFNKAQQDGFLPHMEDGTILLVGATTENPSFELNAAVLSRSQVLVLERLSLADLERLTQRAEKELGRALPLSGDARDALHEMADGDGRALLNLIEQVAAWKVEASLGREALATRLMRRAAKFDKSGDEHYNLISALHKSIRGSDPDAALYWLARMLEGGEDPRFLARRLTMMSTEDIGMADPQANTVCLNAWQTYERLGSPEGELALANAAVYLALAPKSNAVYVGIKAARRLAKQTGSAPPPKHILNAPTKLMSEQGYGDGYAYDHDAEDGFSGQNYFPDGVKRPVLYQPVERGFERELKRRTDYFANLRLKRNK
- the crcB gene encoding fluoride efflux transporter CrcB, encoding MISSVSMVALGGAIGAVCRYLAGLGIIRVLGHHDFPVAVITVNVIGSFLMGMFVVAAAMRGLTHLSPLVMTGLLGGFTTFSAFSLETANLIERGAFGQAALYVVLSVGLSVGGLFLGLMAARGVFA
- a CDS encoding RluA family pseudouridine synthase; the encoded protein is MSGVQMITVSEDDGGQRIDRWLRRLFPHVNQGRIEKMCRKGELRLDGGRVKANTRVETGQVVRVPPLADSDLKPAAPREMKISDADARMIQDCVIYRDDDVIVLNKPAGLAVQGGSGTTKHVDGLAEALKFGLEDKPKLVHRIDKDTSGILVLARNRKAAQGLTAAFRHKNTRKIYWALVAGVPTPYLGEIKNGLVKAPGHGKSGEGEKMINVHPQDIDETYGAKRAHTLYATLYRVASRAAWVAMEPITGRTHQLRAHMSGMGHPIAGDGKYGGSGQENLGDGWGAQFGGVISKKLHLHARRMVFEHPVTHKNVSVVAPLPDHMKESWDTFGWSEDLAADDPFEDLK
- a CDS encoding HAD-IA family hydrolase, whose product is MSSPLRLILFDVDGTLADSQGAITGAMAEAFDGVGLPVPPRAAILSIVGLSLPLAMKELAPDQDTVTVDALVEGYKSSYMLARQAAGAAHSPLYPGAREALAELNAIPEYLLGVATGKSQRGVDALIAAHGLECFVTRQVADHHPSKPHPSMVLTAMAETGVDRASTVMIGDTRFDIEMGRAAGVTTIAVPWGYHPAETLGADYLIRDFAELRPLLAEIWKV
- a CDS encoding ATP12 family chaperone protein, with translation MSGWAQKRFWKDVSVMQTENGFAVELDGRRVKTPAKAPLAVPTRAMGNAIAAEWDAQTESVDPGTMPCTRSANAAIDKVTHQHSEVAAMLAEYGDSDLLCYRADAPVELTLRQAQEWDPALDWAAGALGVQLQPRTGILHQPQETAALAVLAEKVHAMTPFQLAAFHDLVGISGSLILGFAAAQGWRSADEIWQLSRLDERWQAEQWGVDEDAQAAAEVKRQEFLHAKRFYDFS
- a CDS encoding amino acid ABC transporter substrate-binding protein, with product MKKSVLLGAMAFAGLAAGAASAGTLDDVKARGKLNCGVTVGLVGFAAPNANGEWEGFDVAVCRAVAAAVLGDSTAVEFVPTTGKTRFTALASGEIDVLARNTTWTFSRDVDLKFEFTGVNYYDGQGFMVPKELGVSSAKELDGATVCIQTGTTTELNLADFFRSNNISYEPVPIETNAEAQQQYLAGACDVYTTDASGLAATRATFDDPGAHVLLPEIISKEPLGPLVRHGDHEWGDVVRWTLNSLIAAEELGITSANLSEMSAGTENPEINRLLGSEGTLGEMLGLDAAWAQKAIASQGNYGEIFAKNIGEDTPVGLARGLNAQWTEGGLLYAPPFR